The following proteins are co-located in the Bubalus bubalis isolate 160015118507 breed Murrah chromosome 21, NDDB_SH_1, whole genome shotgun sequence genome:
- the P4HTM gene encoding transmembrane prolyl 4-hydroxylase, with translation MAAAAAGPRPEAPSPQWPARHHNPAEAAAGLGDCEDAPVRPLCKPRGICSRAYFLVLMVFVHLYLGNVLALLLFVHYSNGEDSNDPGPQRRAQGPAPAPTLAPLTRLEGIKVGHERKIQLVADRDHFIRTLSLKPLLFEIPGFLSDEECRLVIHLAQMKGLQRSQILPTEEYEEAMGTMQISPLDLFQLLDQNHDGRLQLREVLAQNRLGNGRWMTPENIQEMYSAIKADPDGDGVLSLQEFSNMDLRDFHKYMRSHRAESSQLVRNSHHTWLYQGEGAHHVMRAIRQRVLRLTRLSPEIVELSEPLQVVRYGEGGHYHAHVDSGPVYPETICSHTKLVANESVPFETSCRYMTVLFYLNNVTGGGETVFPVADNRTYDEMSLIQDDVDLRDTRRHCDKGNLRVKPRQGTAVFWYNYLPDGQGWVGDVDDYSLHGGCLVTRGTKWIANNWINVDPSRARQALFQQEMARLAREGGADSQPEWALDRAYRDTRVEL, from the exons atggcggcggcggcggcaggccCGCGGCCTGAAGCGCCGAGTCCACAGTGGCCGGCACGGCATCACAACCCGGCCGAGGCTGCGGCGGGGCTGGGCGACTGCGAGGACGCACCGGTCCGGCCGCTGTGCAAGCCCCGCGGCATCTGCTCGCGCGCCTACTTCCTGGTGCTGATGGTGTTCGTGCACCTGTACCTGGGCAACGTACTGGCGCTGCTGCTCTTCGTGCACTACAGCAACGGCGAAGACAGCAACGACCCCGGGCCCCAGCGCCGCGCCCAGGGCCCCGCGCCCGCGCCCACCTTGGCTCCCCTCACCCGGCTGGAGGGCATCAAG GTGGGGCATGAGCGCAAGATCCAGCTGGTCGCCGACAGGGATCACTTCATCCGAACCCTCAGCCTCAAGCCGCTGCTCTTCG AGATCCCCGGCTTCCTGAGCGACGAGGAGTGTCGGCTTGTCATCCACCTGGCGCAGATGAAGGGGCTGCAGCGCAGCCAGATCCTGCCCACCGAGGAGTACGAGGAAGCGATGGGCACAATGCAGATCAGCCCGCTGGACCTCTTCCAGCTGCTGGATCAGAACCACGATGGCCGCCTGCAGCTGCGTGAG GTCCTGGCCCAGAACCGCCTGGGGAATGGACGGTGGATGACTCCAGAGAACATTCAGGAGATGTACTCTGCCATCAAGGCTGACCCTGACGGGGATG GAGTGCTGAGCCTGCAGGAGTTCTCCAACATGGACCTTCGCGACTTCCACAAGTACATGAGGAGCCACAGGGCGGAGTCCAGCCAGCTGGTGCGGAACAGCCACCACACGTGGCTCTACCAGGGCGAAGGCGCCCACCACGTCATGCGCGCCATCCGCCAGAG GGTGCTGCGCCTCACCCGCCTGTCACCCGAGATCGTGGAGCTCAGTGAGCCGCTTCAGGTCGTGCGGTATGGCGAGGGAGGCCACTACCATGCCCATGTGGACAGCGGGCCCGTGTACCCAGAGACCATCTGCTCCCACACCAAGCTGGTAGCCAATGAATCTGTACCCTTCGAGACCTCCTGCCG CTACATGACAGTGCTGTTTTATTTGAACAACGTCACCGGTGGGGGCGAGACTGTCTTCCCTGTAGCAGACAACAGAACCTATGATGAAATG AGTCTGATTCAAGATGATGTTGACCTCCGTGACACTCGGAGGCACTGTGACAAGGGTAACCTGCGTGTCAAGCCCCGCCAGGGCACAGCTGTCTTCTGGTACAACTACCTGCCTGACGGGCAAG GTTGGGTGGGCGACGTGGACGACTACTCGCTGCACGGGGGCTGCCTGGTCACGCGCGGCACTAAGTGGATCGCCAACAACTGGATCAACGTGGACCCCAGCCGGGCGCGGCAGGCGCTGTTCCAGCAGGAGATGGCGCGCCTGGCCCGCGAAGGTGGCGCCGACTCGCAGCCGGAGTGGGCCTTGGACCGGGCCTACCGCGACACGCGCGTGGAACTCTGA
- the ARIH2 gene encoding E3 ubiquitin-protein ligase ARIH2 isoform X3 produces MLSAIGCILPMALVSHSVAKLILVNFHWQVAEILDRYKSNSAQLLVEARVQPNPSKHVPPAHSPHHCAVCMQFVRKENLLSLACQHQFCRSCWEQHCSVLVKDGVGVGVSCMAQDCPLRTPEDFVFPLLPNEELRDKYRRYLFRDYVESHYQLQLCPGADCPMVIRVQEPRARRVQCNRCNEVFCFKCRQMYHAPTDCATIRKWLTKCADDSETANYISAHTKDCPKCNICIEKNGGCNHMQCSKCKHDFCWMCLGDWKTHGSEYYECSRYKENPDIVNQSQQAQAREALKKYLFYFERWENHNKSLQLEAQTYQRIHEKIQERVMNNLGTWIDWQYLQNAAKLLAKCRYTLQYTYPYAYYMESGPRKKLFEYQQAQLEAEIENLSWKVERADSYDRGDLENQMHIAEQRRRTLLKDFHDT; encoded by the exons ATGCTCTCTGCCATCGGCTGCATCCTCCCTATGGCACTG gtATCTCATTCAGTTGCTAAACTTATATTAGTTAATTTCCACTGGCAAGTTGCCGAGATACTGGACAG atacaAGTCTAATTCTGCTCAGCTGCTCGTTGAGGCCCGAGTTCAGCCCAATCCATCAAAACAT GTGCCCCCGGCCCACTCCCCTCACCACTGCGCAGTGTGTATGCAGTTTGTGCGGAAGGAAAACCTCCTCTCTCTGGCCTGTCAGCACCAGTTCTGCCGCAGCTGCTGGGAGCAGCACTGCTCCGTGCTCGTCAAGGACGGTGTGGGTGTGG GTGTCTCTTGCATGGCTCAGGACTGCCCACTTCGAACACCAGAGGACTTCGTGTTTCCGTTGCTGCCCAATGAAGAACTGAGAGATAAATACAGGCGCTACCTCTTCAGGGACTATGTGGAG AGTCACTACCAGCTCCAGCTATGCCCTGGTGCAGACTGCCCCATGGTTATCCGGGTACAGGAGCCCAGAGCTCGCCGAGTACAGTGCAATCGGTGCAACGAGGTCTTCTG TTTCAAGTGTCGTCAGATGTATCACGCCCCCACAGACTGCGCCACAATCCGGAAATGGCTCACGAAGTGTGCAGACGACTCTGAAACAGCCAACTACATTAGTGCCCACACTAAAGAC TGTCCCAAGTGCAACATCTGCATTGAGAAGAACGGCGGCTGCAATCACATG CAATGCTCCAAGTGTAAACACG ACTTCTGCTGGATGTGTCTAGGAGATTGGAAGACCCATGGCAGCGAGTACTATGAGTGCAGCCGGTACAAGGAGAACCCCGACATCGTCAACCAGAGCCAGCAAGCCCAGGCCAGGGAGGCCCTCAAGAAGTACTTGTTCTACTTTGAGAGG TGGGAAAACCACAACAAGAGCTTGCAGCTGGAGGCACAGACATACCAGCGGATTCACGAGAAGATCCAGGAGAGGGTCATGAATAACCTGGGGACCTGGATCGACTGGCAGTACCTCCAGAATGCAGCCAAGCTCTTGGCCAAG TGTCGATACACCCTGCAGTACACGTATCCATACGCCTACTACATGGAGTCCGGGCCCAGGAAGAAGCTG TTTGAATACCAGCAGGCTCAGCTGGAGGCTGAGATCGAAAACCTGTCGTGGAAAGTGGAGCGGGCGGACAGCTATGACAGAGGG GACTTAGAGAACCAGATGCACATAGCAGAGCAGCGGAGGAGAACGCTGCTGAAGGACTTCCATGACACCTAG